The following are from one region of the Cloacibacterium normanense genome:
- a CDS encoding decaprenyl-phosphate phosphoribosyltransferase has protein sequence MRKFLKLLRVEQWVKNLFVFTPLFFSGNVTHVDLTLKSIFAFLVFSFTASSIYILNDYTDIESDKKHPEKSKRPLASGAISKTTAKIIFVLLILSVVLLVFFGGDYFQRNLTKFSIIIASYFFMNIAYTFKLKHVAIIDVCIIALGFVLRVLAGGYATGIVVSQWAILLTFVLALVLAIGKRRGELINAEISGKTRKALDGYNVQFADIALSISVTLAIVCYLMFTLTPEVQEKFGVRVFYTVLFVVFAFLRYLQQTLVYNKTESPTKIVYKDRYIQITILIWLIAFLLLIYLKK, from the coding sequence ATGAGAAAATTTTTAAAACTTTTACGTGTAGAACAATGGGTAAAAAACCTTTTTGTTTTTACACCACTTTTCTTTTCGGGGAATGTTACACATGTAGATTTAACGCTAAAAAGTATTTTCGCTTTTTTAGTTTTTTCATTTACAGCTAGTTCTATTTATATATTAAACGATTACACAGACATAGAATCAGACAAAAAACATCCAGAAAAAAGCAAAAGACCATTAGCAAGTGGAGCGATTTCTAAAACCACAGCTAAAATTATTTTTGTACTTCTTATTTTATCTGTTGTTTTATTGGTTTTCTTTGGTGGAGATTATTTCCAGAGAAATCTTACCAAATTTTCTATCATCATTGCCTCTTATTTCTTCATGAATATTGCTTATACTTTTAAGCTAAAACATGTCGCCATTATAGATGTTTGCATTATTGCGTTAGGATTTGTGCTCAGAGTTTTAGCGGGAGGTTATGCTACAGGAATTGTCGTTTCACAATGGGCTATTTTATTAACCTTTGTTTTGGCTTTGGTTTTAGCGATTGGTAAAAGAAGAGGAGAGCTAATAAACGCCGAAATTTCTGGGAAAACTAGAAAAGCACTTGATGGCTATAACGTACAATTTGCAGATATTGCCCTTTCTATTTCGGTAACATTGGCAATTGTTTGTTATCTTATGTTTACCTTAACTCCTGAAGTTCAAGAAAAATTTGGGGTAAGAGTTTTTTATACTGTTTTGTTTGTAGTTTTTGCTTTTTTAAGGTATTTACAGCAAACTTTGGTGTATAATAAAACAGAATCACCTACTAAAATTGTCTACAAAGACAGATATATACAAATAACCATTCTCATTTGGTTAATAGCATTTTTGTTATTAATATATTTAAAAAAATGA
- a CDS encoding FAD-binding oxidoreductase has translation MKPDFVKNVSTWGNHPIVNKLFKAEEDYSKIREYLRQNNEVIAYGNGRCYGDSALAEAMFSTKKLNKFISFDRLNGILECESGVLLSEILEITVPQGYFLAITPGTKFITLGGAIASNIHGKNHHAEGAFSECVIEFKMMVEDGEIITCSREENAEKFWATFGAMGLTGIILSAKIKLKNIESAYIRQESIKAENLDEILQLFEESEDWTYTVAWIDCLQKGKNIGRSILMRGEFALRAELPQKWQENPLRLKKKLSPAIPFYFPSFVLNSFSVRAFNFLYFNKQRQKVVKNFIDYETFFYPLDAINDWNKIYGKGGFIQYQMVIPKEKGKEGMKKILETIGRSGQGSFLAVLKLFGKGNPEAYNSFPFEGYTLALDFKINRELRQLVDNLDKIVEDFGGRIYLTKDSMSKSSLTNYLKNVDSSKFVSLQSKRIKRGS, from the coding sequence ATGAAACCAGATTTCGTAAAAAATGTTTCTACTTGGGGCAATCATCCCATAGTAAACAAACTGTTCAAAGCCGAAGAAGACTACAGTAAAATCAGAGAATATCTTAGACAAAATAACGAAGTTATTGCGTATGGAAATGGCAGATGCTATGGAGATTCAGCCTTGGCTGAAGCCATGTTTTCTACAAAAAAATTAAATAAATTCATCAGTTTTGATCGTTTAAATGGCATTTTAGAATGCGAATCTGGAGTTTTGCTTTCTGAAATTTTAGAAATTACGGTTCCTCAAGGTTACTTTTTAGCCATCACGCCGGGAACTAAGTTTATTACGCTTGGTGGAGCAATTGCATCAAATATTCATGGGAAAAATCACCATGCAGAAGGAGCATTTTCCGAATGTGTGATTGAGTTTAAAATGATGGTAGAAGATGGCGAAATTATCACGTGTTCTAGAGAAGAAAATGCAGAGAAATTTTGGGCTACTTTCGGAGCAATGGGACTTACTGGAATTATTCTTTCTGCAAAAATTAAACTTAAAAATATAGAATCGGCTTATATTCGTCAAGAGTCAATTAAAGCTGAAAATCTAGACGAAATCTTACAACTTTTCGAAGAATCAGAAGACTGGACTTATACCGTAGCTTGGATAGATTGCTTGCAAAAAGGTAAAAACATCGGAAGAAGTATTCTAATGAGAGGGGAGTTTGCATTGAGAGCAGAATTGCCCCAAAAATGGCAAGAAAATCCATTGAGATTAAAGAAAAAATTAAGTCCTGCCATTCCGTTTTATTTTCCAAGTTTTGTGTTGAATAGTTTTTCCGTAAGAGCTTTTAACTTTTTGTATTTCAATAAACAAAGACAGAAAGTAGTTAAAAATTTCATAGACTACGAAACTTTTTTCTATCCTCTTGATGCGATTAATGACTGGAATAAAATCTATGGAAAAGGTGGTTTTATTCAATATCAAATGGTGATTCCAAAGGAAAAAGGAAAAGAAGGCATGAAAAAAATCCTAGAAACCATTGGTAGAAGTGGACAAGGTTCTTTTTTAGCAGTTCTTAAACTTTTTGGCAAAGGAAATCCAGAAGCGTATAATTCTTTCCCTTTTGAAGGCTATACACTCGCTTTAGACTTTAAAATCAACAGAGAATTAAGACAATTGGTAGATAATTTAGATAAAATTGTAGAAGATTTTGGCGGTAGAATTTACTTGACCAAAGACAGCATGAGTAAATCTTCACTCACCAATTATCTGAAAAATGTAGACAGTTCTAAATTTGTTTCGCTGCAAAGCAAAAGAATAAAAAGAGGTTCTTAA
- a CDS encoding SDR family NAD(P)-dependent oxidoreductase, with amino-acid sequence MIILGSTSEVAQAFVEKALTAGEKFPKIYLVTSSRETTERFAQHIDVKFLQPSEIIELDLTQEINYSVFENIDSDLLFCATGYLGLGTEDGLYDDKNTEKIIDINYAKLVPVINYFAKKMESKRSGNIIALSSVAGDRGRQSNFIYGSAKAAFTAYLSGLRNYLFPQKVHVMTVKPGFMETKMTEGLPLNPKLTATPKQAAECIYKAYKKQKNIVYVLPIWRLIMLIIIHIPEFIFKKLKL; translated from the coding sequence ATGATTATTCTTGGTTCCACATCAGAAGTTGCACAAGCATTTGTAGAAAAAGCATTAACTGCTGGTGAAAAATTTCCTAAAATTTATCTGGTTACTTCTAGCCGAGAAACCACAGAACGTTTTGCGCAACATATCGATGTGAAATTTCTACAGCCATCAGAAATCATAGAATTGGATTTGACTCAAGAAATCAATTATTCTGTTTTTGAAAATATAGATTCAGATTTGCTTTTCTGTGCCACTGGTTATTTAGGTTTGGGAACCGAAGATGGTTTATATGATGATAAAAACACAGAGAAAATCATTGACATTAATTATGCAAAATTGGTTCCTGTAATCAATTATTTTGCTAAAAAAATGGAAAGCAAAAGAAGCGGAAACATTATCGCGCTTTCCTCTGTAGCTGGAGATAGAGGAAGACAAAGCAATTTCATCTACGGAAGCGCAAAAGCAGCTTTTACCGCTTATTTAAGTGGATTGAGAAATTATCTTTTTCCTCAAAAAGTTCATGTGATGACGGTAAAACCAGGTTTTATGGAGACCAAAATGACCGAAGGTTTACCACTGAATCCAAAACTTACCGCAACACCAAAACAAGCTGCAGAATGCATTTATAAAGCCTATAAAAAGCAAAAAAATATCGTTTATGTTTTGCCTATTTGGAGATTAATTATGCTCATCATCATTCATATTCCTGAGTTTATTTTTAAGAAATTGAAACTGTAA
- a CDS encoding HAD-IB family hydrolase, with translation MKKLYLFDFDGTLTYKDTMFLYLHFYNEKKYFWNFLKHIPLFVLVKLHLANAEKVKKSFISSILKGEREEKINRVSQEFLNKFYPKIIRENALEFIENIDKENTESYLITASLDIWVKPFAEKMGMKLLATEARFENGIFTGHFKTRNNNGKEKVNRIKKEIEGKKYDKIIAFGDTSGDLPMLSLAHESHYRFFH, from the coding sequence ATGAAAAAACTATATCTATTTGATTTTGATGGAACACTTACCTACAAAGACACCATGTTTTTGTACTTGCATTTTTATAATGAAAAAAAATATTTTTGGAATTTTCTGAAACACATTCCGCTTTTTGTTTTGGTGAAATTACATTTGGCGAATGCAGAAAAAGTGAAAAAAAGTTTCATCAGTTCTATTCTAAAAGGGGAAAGAGAAGAAAAAATCAATAGAGTTTCTCAAGAGTTTCTCAATAAATTTTATCCGAAAATCATCAGAGAAAACGCTTTAGAATTTATCGAAAATATTGATAAAGAAAACACAGAAAGTTACTTAATAACCGCTTCTCTTGATATTTGGGTAAAACCTTTTGCCGAGAAAATGGGAATGAAACTTTTGGCTACAGAAGCTCGTTTCGAAAACGGAATTTTCACTGGGCATTTCAAAACCAGAAATAACAATGGTAAAGAAAAAGTAAACCGAATTAAAAAAGAAATAGAAGGCAAAAAGTACGATAAAATCATCGCTTTTGGGGATACTTCAGGAGATTTACCTATGCTTTCTCTCGCGCACGAATCTCATTACAGATTTTTTCATTAA
- a CDS encoding cysteine desulfurase family protein yields MTQIYLDNAATTPLLDEVIDAMVVVMKNNFGNPSSTHTLGQEAKTIIEETRRKIANELHVSPAEIIYTSCGTEANNLILKSAVEDLKIERIITTELEHKCVAESVENLKNFKNVEVIYLNINEKGDVDIEQLQQLLKSSDKKTLVCLMHANNEIGNLLDLDRVADICKENGAYFHSDTVQTMAHLPLDFSKTLVDFASCSAHKFHGPKGAGFAFIRKSTHLKAQIHGGTQERNLRAGTENVVGIAGLGKAFEIATDNLEKFSSHIQEIKDYAIQRLSEKIPGILFNGRSAESDKSLYTVLSVSLPSQNPLIGLQLDMKGIAVSQGSACSSGAAKPSSVLSKILSEETQQNTTPLRISFSHKTIKEEIDALVNALVEILRL; encoded by the coding sequence ATGACACAGATATATTTAGATAATGCTGCTACTACACCACTTTTAGACGAAGTGATAGATGCGATGGTAGTGGTTATGAAAAACAATTTCGGGAATCCTTCTTCTACACATACCCTTGGTCAAGAAGCCAAAACAATTATAGAAGAAACCCGTAGAAAAATTGCCAATGAACTCCATGTTTCCCCCGCAGAAATTATCTACACTTCTTGCGGAACGGAAGCTAATAATTTAATTCTGAAATCTGCGGTAGAAGATTTAAAAATCGAAAGAATCATCACTACAGAATTAGAACATAAATGTGTTGCAGAATCGGTAGAAAACCTCAAAAATTTTAAAAATGTAGAAGTAATTTACCTCAATATCAATGAAAAAGGAGATGTAGATATAGAGCAATTACAGCAGCTTTTGAAGTCTTCAGATAAAAAGACTTTGGTGTGTTTAATGCATGCCAATAATGAAATTGGCAATCTTTTAGACCTTGATAGAGTTGCGGATATTTGCAAAGAAAACGGAGCGTATTTCCATTCTGATACGGTACAAACGATGGCGCATTTACCTTTGGATTTTTCTAAAACTTTGGTAGATTTTGCCAGTTGTAGTGCTCACAAATTTCACGGGCCAAAAGGTGCAGGTTTTGCTTTCATCAGAAAATCTACGCACTTAAAAGCTCAAATTCATGGAGGAACTCAAGAGAGAAATTTAAGAGCTGGAACAGAAAACGTGGTAGGGATTGCAGGATTAGGAAAAGCATTTGAAATTGCGACTGACAATTTAGAGAAATTCTCTTCTCATATTCAAGAAATCAAGGATTACGCCATCCAAAGACTTTCAGAAAAAATTCCGGGAATTCTTTTTAATGGAAGAAGTGCAGAAAGTGATAAGAGTCTTTATACGGTATTAAGTGTGTCTTTGCCTTCACAAAATCCTTTGATTGGTCTGCAGTTAGATATGAAAGGAATTGCAGTTTCACAAGGAAGTGCATGTAGTTCTGGAGCAGCAAAACCATCATCTGTACTTTCTAAAATTTTAAGCGAAGAAACCCAGCAAAACACAACTCCGCTTAGAATATCTTTTTCTCATAAAACCATAAAAGAAGAAATAGATGCTTTAGTTAATGCATTGGTAGAAATCTTGCGATTATAG
- the trxA gene encoding thioredoxin, producing MAVELTDSNFQELVLNSDKPVLVDFWAAWCGPCRMLGPIIEELHDDFQGKAIVGKVDVDNNQQVSMDYGIRNIPTVLIFKNGEVVDKFVGVAPKAAIAEKLNAYL from the coding sequence ATGGCAGTAGAATTAACAGACAGCAACTTTCAAGAATTGGTATTAAATTCAGATAAACCAGTATTAGTAGATTTTTGGGCAGCTTGGTGTGGACCATGTAGAATGCTTGGACCAATCATTGAAGAACTTCATGATGATTTCCAAGGAAAAGCGATAGTAGGAAAAGTAGATGTAGATAATAATCAACAAGTATCTATGGATTACGGAATCAGAAATATCCCTACTGTTTTGATTTTTAAGAACGGAGAAGTAGTAGATAAATTCGTAGGAGTAGCTCCTAAAGCGGCTATTGCAGAGAAATTAAATGCATACTTATAA
- a CDS encoding acyl-CoA thioesterase — protein sequence MKLVHIKEIVVSDEHLDQNNHVNNVQYVHWVEEMAKEHWDILKNSTPFADDFWVLSDHHIQYKKQVFKGEVLTLKTYPEKPEGIRQPRKVEFYRGEELVVDSRTFWVLIDKGTQKIKRIENDWLEF from the coding sequence ATGAAACTGGTTCACATCAAAGAAATTGTAGTAAGCGACGAGCATTTAGACCAAAATAATCATGTGAATAATGTTCAATATGTGCATTGGGTAGAAGAAATGGCAAAAGAACATTGGGATATTTTAAAAAATAGTACTCCTTTTGCAGATGATTTTTGGGTGCTTTCTGACCATCATATCCAGTATAAGAAGCAGGTTTTTAAAGGTGAAGTACTTACACTGAAAACGTATCCCGAAAAACCAGAAGGAATAAGACAGCCTAGAAAAGTAGAGTTTTATAGAGGTGAAGAATTGGTGGTAGATTCTAGAACGTTTTGGGTCTTAATTGATAAAGGCACACAAAAGATAAAAAGAATTGAAAATGATTGGTTAGAGTTTTAA
- a CDS encoding L,D-transpeptidase — MYFIRLSFFFFVIFLLIQCDKKSADEVNAEPEKSSDSLKILEEKKKEEISISYHPEIINHQDSALAEFQNKYSEEEIHAILAINRLDFKNRWRADTLVVPDKIVKDFNVYSPFPKYVSEAKNINKLALFSYPIHAYALYENGNLIKWGPTSMGKKSSPTKTGLGFTNWKKKIAISTSNSEWKLRWNFNVFNFHGIGWHQYDLPGYHASHSCMRLLEEDALWMYSWGEQWILDEKGTKILAKGTPVIIFGEPDFKSKPWKELLKSSKANDYSEAQINNEIKPFLEEIMKQQDIRKEYLQSKRDSL; from the coding sequence ATGTATTTTATTAGATTATCATTCTTTTTTTTCGTTATATTTTTATTAATTCAGTGTGATAAAAAATCTGCTGATGAGGTAAATGCTGAGCCAGAAAAATCTTCAGATTCTTTGAAAATTCTCGAAGAAAAGAAAAAAGAAGAAATTTCAATTTCTTATCATCCCGAAATTATCAATCATCAAGATTCGGCACTTGCGGAGTTTCAAAATAAGTATTCTGAAGAAGAAATTCATGCTATTTTAGCAATTAACAGGCTCGATTTTAAAAACAGATGGAGAGCAGATACTTTGGTAGTTCCAGATAAGATTGTGAAAGATTTTAATGTGTACAGTCCTTTTCCTAAATACGTTTCTGAGGCAAAAAATATTAATAAATTGGCTCTTTTTAGTTATCCAATTCACGCTTACGCGCTATATGAAAATGGAAATCTCATAAAATGGGGGCCAACGAGTATGGGGAAGAAATCTTCACCAACTAAAACTGGACTTGGATTTACCAATTGGAAGAAAAAAATAGCAATTAGTACTTCAAATTCTGAATGGAAATTAAGATGGAATTTCAATGTTTTTAATTTTCATGGGATTGGTTGGCATCAATACGATTTACCAGGTTATCACGCGTCTCATTCTTGTATGAGATTGTTAGAAGAAGATGCACTTTGGATGTATTCTTGGGGAGAACAATGGATTTTAGATGAAAAAGGAACCAAAATTTTAGCCAAAGGAACCCCTGTAATTATTTTTGGAGAACCAGATTTTAAATCAAAACCTTGGAAAGAATTATTGAAATCTTCAAAAGCAAATGATTATTCTGAAGCTCAGATTAATAATGAAATAAAACCTTTTTTAGAAGAAATTATGAAGCAACAAGATATTAGAAAAGAATATTTGCAGAGCAAAAGAGATTCTTTGTAA
- a CDS encoding MIP/aquaporin family protein — MTPFIAEIIGTAILILLGNGVVANVVLKDTKGNNSGWIVITTVWAFAVFAGVTIAGPISGAHLNPAVTIGLATAGLFPWESVPTYLAGEMIGAMIGAFLVWLFYKDHFKITEDEGGKLACFSTGPAIRNTFSNFISELIGTFVLVFTVFYIAGPSFSTEVTGDAKIGLGTIGALPVSIIVWVIGLALGGTTGYAINPARDLGPRIMHSILPVKGSSDWGYAWIPVIAPLTGAVLAALLYLALQ, encoded by the coding sequence ATGACACCATTTATAGCCGAAATCATCGGCACAGCAATTCTTATTCTTTTAGGAAACGGCGTTGTAGCAAACGTAGTACTTAAAGATACAAAAGGAAACAATTCTGGTTGGATTGTAATTACCACAGTTTGGGCATTTGCAGTTTTTGCAGGCGTTACCATCGCTGGCCCAATTAGCGGAGCACACCTTAATCCAGCAGTTACTATAGGCTTAGCAACAGCAGGTTTATTTCCTTGGGAAAGCGTTCCTACTTATTTAGCAGGTGAAATGATTGGAGCAATGATAGGCGCATTTTTGGTATGGCTTTTCTACAAAGACCATTTCAAAATTACAGAAGATGAAGGAGGAAAACTAGCTTGCTTCAGTACAGGCCCTGCCATCAGAAATACTTTTTCTAATTTTATTTCAGAACTTATAGGAACTTTTGTTTTAGTATTTACCGTATTTTATATTGCAGGTCCATCTTTTTCAACAGAAGTAACAGGAGACGCAAAAATAGGATTAGGTACTATAGGAGCATTACCAGTTTCTATTATCGTTTGGGTAATTGGTTTAGCATTAGGTGGGACTACTGGATATGCAATAAACCCTGCAAGAGATTTAGGCCCTAGAATTATGCATTCTATTCTTCCTGTAAAAGGCAGCAGCGATTGGGGATATGCATGGATTCCTGTTATTGCACCATTAACAGGCGCAGTATTAGCAGCACTACTTTACCTTGCATTGCAATAG
- the glpK gene encoding glycerol kinase GlpK: protein MQDKLILALDQGTTSSRAIVFDHSGQIVEVSQKPFEQIFPQPGWVEHDPNEIWSSQISVAAEVIAKTGVSGKEIAAIGITNQRETTVVWNRETSEPIYNAIVWQDRRTAKYCDQLKSEGKAQLIKEKTGLILDAYFSGTKLKWILDNVEGARKLAEEGKLCFGTIDTWLVWKLTRGKMFITDVSNASRTMLFNIHKMEWDEELLQLLDIPRAILPEVKQSSEIYGETSTTLFSTKIPISGIAGDQQAALFGQMCTKPGMVKNTYGTGCFLLMNTGNKAVYSENNLLTTVAWKINGETTYALEGSVFVGGAAVQWLRDGARVVKTAPGVNSLADTVKDNGGVYFVPALTGLGAPYWDQYARGAIFGITRGTTDAHIARATLEGIAFQVYDVVKAMEADAKEESVELRVDGGASASNLLMQIQSDLFGFKIIRPQTLETTALGAAYLAGLAVGFWKNIEEIQNQWIVDKEFYPKRDKEQVEKELHYWHKAVERTRNWIEE, encoded by the coding sequence ATGCAAGACAAATTAATCCTAGCTTTAGACCAAGGAACCACATCTTCTAGAGCTATCGTTTTCGACCACAGCGGTCAAATTGTAGAAGTATCTCAAAAACCTTTCGAACAAATCTTTCCTCAACCAGGATGGGTAGAACACGACCCTAACGAAATTTGGTCTTCTCAAATCTCCGTTGCCGCAGAAGTAATCGCCAAAACTGGTGTTTCTGGAAAAGAAATTGCAGCTATTGGAATTACCAACCAAAGAGAAACTACCGTAGTTTGGAACAGAGAAACCAGCGAACCTATATACAACGCAATCGTTTGGCAAGATAGACGTACTGCAAAATATTGCGACCAATTAAAAAGTGAAGGTAAAGCTCAATTAATTAAAGAAAAAACAGGTTTAATTTTAGATGCTTATTTTTCTGGCACAAAACTGAAATGGATTTTAGACAACGTAGAAGGAGCTAGAAAATTAGCTGAAGAAGGAAAACTTTGCTTCGGAACAATAGATACTTGGCTTGTCTGGAAACTTACCAGAGGAAAAATGTTTATTACAGACGTTTCTAACGCAAGTAGAACCATGCTTTTCAATATTCATAAAATGGAATGGGACGAAGAATTATTACAACTTTTAGACATCCCAAGAGCTATTTTACCAGAAGTAAAACAAAGTAGCGAAATCTACGGAGAAACCTCTACTACTCTATTTTCAACAAAAATTCCGATTTCTGGTATCGCAGGAGACCAACAAGCAGCATTATTTGGGCAAATGTGTACAAAACCAGGAATGGTAAAAAACACTTACGGAACAGGTTGTTTCTTATTAATGAACACAGGAAACAAAGCAGTTTACTCAGAAAACAATTTACTTACAACTGTAGCTTGGAAAATTAACGGAGAAACTACTTACGCATTAGAAGGAAGTGTTTTTGTAGGAGGAGCAGCAGTTCAATGGTTAAGAGACGGAGCAAGAGTAGTAAAAACAGCTCCAGGAGTTAACTCTTTAGCAGATACCGTAAAAGATAACGGAGGCGTATATTTTGTACCAGCTCTTACAGGACTTGGAGCTCCATATTGGGATCAATATGCCAGAGGTGCAATTTTCGGTATCACCAGAGGAACTACAGATGCACACATCGCAAGAGCAACATTAGAAGGTATTGCTTTCCAAGTATATGATGTAGTGAAAGCTATGGAAGCAGATGCAAAAGAAGAAAGTGTAGAATTAAGAGTTGATGGTGGCGCTTCTGCAAGTAATCTTTTAATGCAAATTCAATCAGATTTATTCGGATTTAAAATTATTAGACCTCAAACATTAGAAACTACAGCATTGGGAGCAGCTTATCTTGCTGGTTTAGCAGTAGGTTTCTGGAAAAACATAGAAGAAATTCAAAATCAATGGATTGTAGATAAAGAATTCTATCCAAAAAGAGATAAAGAACAAGTAGAAAAGGAATTGCACTATTGGCATAAAGCGGTGGAAAGAACAAGAAATTGGATTGAAGAATAA
- a CDS encoding glycerol-3-phosphate dehydrogenase/oxidase, protein MLRTEILKNFEDQNQTTWDFVIIGGGATGLGTAIEAATRGYKTLLLEQSDFAKSTSSKSTKLVHGGVRYLAQGYVDLVREACKERGLLLQNAPHLTKNLSFVIPIYTWRDKLLYTVGLKFYDLLAGKLSLGKSVPISKSETIKRLPTIKKEGLKGGILYHDGQFDDSRLALNMAQTAIENGATVLNYAKVIKLKKDANGKLNGVIFQDTETGKEFETKTKVIVNATGVFADDINKMDHGTDDKTISPSQGVHIMIDKKFCPTDSAIMIPKTSDGRVLFAVPWHNKIILGTTDTPVKQESLEPKPTEQEINFILETARGYMNPAPTRKDILSVFAGLRPLAATKEGAKTKEVSRSHKIITSKSGLVSIIGGKWTTYRKMGEDVVEKAEEIMKVPHKKSNTEHLKIHGYRKDIDYKDPMYYYGTDKEKILELSKEIENGNEIISKEQNIIKAQIVWAVKKEMAINIEDFLSRRTRLLLLNQKEAVRIAPIVAEVMAKELGKDEVWQKNQIESFKNIAEIYHTHI, encoded by the coding sequence ATGTTACGAACAGAAATTTTAAAGAACTTCGAAGACCAAAACCAAACAACATGGGACTTCGTAATAATAGGAGGAGGAGCCACAGGCTTAGGAACAGCAATTGAAGCTGCAACAAGAGGATATAAAACTTTGCTTTTAGAACAAAGTGATTTTGCAAAATCTACATCTAGTAAAAGTACAAAACTTGTACACGGAGGTGTAAGATATTTAGCTCAAGGATATGTAGACCTAGTAAGAGAAGCATGTAAAGAAAGAGGATTATTACTTCAAAACGCACCGCATCTTACCAAAAATCTTTCTTTCGTAATCCCAATTTACACTTGGAGGGACAAACTATTATACACAGTTGGTTTAAAATTTTACGATCTTTTAGCTGGTAAACTCAGCTTAGGAAAATCTGTTCCGATTAGCAAATCAGAAACGATAAAAAGATTACCAACCATCAAAAAAGAAGGATTAAAAGGAGGAATTCTTTATCACGACGGACAATTCGACGATTCTAGACTTGCCCTAAACATGGCTCAAACCGCTATTGAAAACGGTGCTACAGTTTTAAATTATGCTAAAGTTATTAAACTTAAAAAAGACGCCAACGGAAAATTGAACGGAGTAATCTTTCAAGACACCGAAACCGGTAAAGAATTTGAAACGAAAACGAAAGTAATCGTAAATGCAACTGGAGTTTTTGCAGACGATATTAATAAAATGGATCACGGAACTGACGACAAAACCATTAGCCCAAGTCAAGGTGTGCATATTATGATTGATAAAAAATTCTGTCCAACAGATTCTGCAATCATGATTCCAAAAACATCAGACGGAAGAGTTCTTTTTGCAGTTCCTTGGCACAATAAAATTATTTTAGGAACTACAGACACTCCTGTAAAACAAGAATCTCTAGAGCCAAAACCAACAGAGCAAGAGATTAATTTCATTTTAGAAACAGCAAGAGGATATATGAATCCTGCACCAACAAGAAAAGACATTTTGAGCGTTTTCGCAGGTTTAAGACCTTTAGCGGCAACCAAAGAAGGCGCTAAAACCAAAGAAGTATCTAGAAGCCACAAAATAATCACTTCAAAATCTGGATTGGTAAGTATTATTGGTGGAAAATGGACAACTTACCGTAAAATGGGCGAAGATGTAGTAGAAAAAGCCGAAGAAATTATGAAAGTTCCTCATAAAAAAAGCAATACAGAACATCTTAAAATTCATGGATACAGAAAAGACATAGATTACAAAGATCCAATGTATTACTATGGTACAGACAAAGAAAAAATATTAGAATTATCAAAAGAAATTGAAAACGGAAATGAGATAATTAGCAAAGAACAAAACATTATTAAAGCGCAAATTGTTTGGGCTGTAAAAAAAGAAATGGCAATTAACATTGAAGATTTTTTATCTAGAAGAACAAGATTATTACTTCTAAACCAAAAAGAGGCTGTAAGGATTGCTCCAATTGTTGCCGAAGTAATGGCTAAAGAACTTGGAAAGGATGAAGTTTGGCAAAAAAACCAAATAGAAAGTTTCAAAAATATTGCAGAAATATACCATACACATATTTAG